In the genome of Ovis canadensis isolate MfBH-ARS-UI-01 breed Bighorn chromosome 21, ARS-UI_OviCan_v2, whole genome shotgun sequence, the window GCATTCATATTTTTTATACGCTGTGCACAAGCTAACACATCCAGTGTAAAGCACATTCCACCACAACATTGCTCCAAACTGTAGGTGTACAGATTTCTAAGGCTACACACTTGGGCCAGAGGAAGAGCTCAAGATCAGAGGAAAGCAAGTCCTTCATAATTAGGAAGCCTCAGGAAAGTCACTTTTGTCTGGCACTGTGGTTTTCTCAATGTGAACATGGGTTTAAAACTTCAGCTCTTGGATATATTTATTCACATACCCAAGACTTGTGGGACAAGTTAATGAGACTGACCTCTGAAGAGCATTATACAAAATATAGTAACTGTATAAGTAAGCAATTAAAACAGTGCAAGTTTAAGGATTTTAGCTTAAGAAAGACCTGTTAGAGAAGGGATATCTATAGATACACTCAGCAATGATAATCCATGCTTCTTACAGAAGCATGTCTATAATTTCAGTACTTTGTCATTAAGGAGATAATGGGGCCATGGTTTGATATTATGATCTGAAAATAgacctaaaaataataataatattgatatCTTACTCTAGACTATAGTAGGTACCTACATAGGTATGCCATCAGGCTTCATGATAGATGAGTTTTAATGagaacttcaaaaaaaaagaaaagaaaaactgagtgGAAAACAGCCATCAATACTTTTTAATGCTCCAGGTGATTATAAATACAAGAAATGGAATTGCCCTGGGCATGGTTTGATAAAAATCTAAGAACAAATTCCAGATACCCAATGACAACTCACATTTTTATAGGAACTAACTTCTActtcttgaaaaaaatatttctaactaTGCAATATCCCATACTACTTTTACAGCCAACTTTGGAattaatattactattattaatatcttCATCATTCAGTTATAgaaatttaattaaaagataCTGATATGGTAACCCTTTTACCCTAATACTGCATCAATTTGGGATAAGTATTCATAtgttcaaaataaatgaatatttaagacttgGGTAGACCACAGGGAAATTTCATTTCTGAAGTAAATACATCTCCAACTACAAAATATGAATTCTACTGCTTATTTATTACCTACAGGATTGAAGTTTTCAGACTTCAGCCTGCATCAGCCTTTCCTGGAGACAGTATGATACACAGATCACTGCATCCCATTCCAGAGTTCCTGACTTGGTAGGTCTGGAGTGAGGCCCTCTTGATGTGGGCTTTCACAGAGATCTTCATTTCTGTGCCCAGAGCATTTCACCCAACCAGAGGAGAATGGCTGCAGAAAATCAATCCACAGTGACAGAGTTCATTCTTGGAGGTTTAACAAATCGCCCAGAGCTCCAGCTCCCACTCTTATTCCTTTTCCTTGGAATCTACTCAGTCACCATGATAGGAAACCTGGGCATGATAACCCTGATTTGTCTGAACGCTCAGCTTCATACCCCCATGTACTATTTCCTCAGCAACCTGTCCTTTGTGGATCTCTGCTACTCCTCTGTCATTACCCCTAAGATGCTGGTGAACTTTGTGTCAGAGAAGAACACCATCTCCTATGCAGGGTGCATGGCCCAGCTCTACTTCTTCCTGGTGTTTGTCATTGCTGAGTGTTACATGCTGacagtgatggcctatgaccgctatgttgCCATCTGCAGACCTTTGCTTTACAACATCATCATGTCTCATCGAGTCTGCTCCCTGCTGGTGGCTGGAGTCTATGCCATAGGATTCATTGGTTCAACCATAGAGACTGGCCTCATGTTGAAACTGTCCTATTGTGATTTCCTTATCAGTCATTACTTCTGTGACATCCTCCCCCTCATGACGCTCTCTTGCTCTAGCACCTATGACACTGAGATGACAGTCTTTGTTTTGGCTGGATTTGACATTGTAGTCACCAGCTTAACAGTCCTAATCTCCTATGCCTTCATCCTGTCCAGTATCCTCCACATCAGCACCACAGGGGGAAGGGCCAAAGCCTTCAGCACATGCAGCTCCCATCTTGCCGCTGTGGGGATGTTTTATGGAACAACTGCCTTCATGTACTTGAAACCCTCCACGGCCAGTTCCCTGGCCCAGGAGAACGTGGCCTCCGTGTTCTACACCACAGTgatccccatgctgaaccccctgATCTACAGCTTGAGGAATAAGGAGGTGAAGACTGCCGTGCAGAAAACTCTGAGAGGAAAAATGTTTTGATACAAatgttattattctttttcaattttaaaaataagttgttaGGGGTCCCAGCGGGAAGCCCCTGGATGCTCGCCCACCCGGGATGGGGAACTCTCCCTTCTCTGCATGGCTGGGTGACTGCACCTGcctctttccctcttccttcacCCCTCCTCTTTCTCTACTCTCATTTCTATATGAAGCTAGCTGATATcaagttcttttttattattatttgggatctattttctttcttctgttcctgTGATAAGCTCTATTGTCTTAATTGTAATTTTACACAAATTTTGAATTTTCAcaggctcacagatatagagaacaaactagtgattactaccacggagaggagaggagggaaggcaaGATAAGGTTAGGGGATTAACAGACATAGACTGCTACATGCAAAATGAACAGGTAACAAGGATGTatagtacagcacagggaaatatagacATTAGTTTACAGTAACTTTAAATGCAATAATGTGTAAAAAtcttgaatcactttgttgtacatctgaaactaatataatattgtaaatcagccacatctcaataaaaattaaactttcagCATTGAATTTGAAAGTCAACCACTTTGTTGTTATCTTCTATGTAGAAAACATTACTCAATTCAGTTCCTCCTTTTTGCACTTGGGAGTATACAAGGCAAAGAGAGGTGGATTGAAAGTCACCAAGTGATGCCCAGAGCATTTCTCATCTAGACTTCATCCTCTCCACTCTCTCACTCCTTTCTCCCGATCTCTACCAAAGGACTTGTACTTGATTCCTTTATGTGACTTTcttagtaacaataataataatgacaacatGTTTGGGGAGGCTTACTCTGAGCTATACAACTCTCCTAAATGCTTTGCATGCATGGTTTCAATTACACCTCAcaacagttcagttctgttgttttccctgtGTCACGTGGAAAATGGAAACTTGGTTTAGTAACATACTCAAGATCACTCAGCTAGTAAACAAAGAcactgagattcaaacccaggtctaagTGACTTCAGAACTCATACTGTTAGCTCTCAAATGTCCCCTTTGCTTTAGGCTGGCACATCGCCTTCTGAACAACCTATTAAGCCTGCCCTTTCAATTTCACATGACTCCTAAAACCAATTCCTCAGATCTCCTCCTTTCGTCATCTGCCCTAGCCTCTTCCTATTTGTAGACAGCTTCTTCCGTAGAACTAAGGGAAGATTATACTAGAGTAACATTCTAGTTTGCCTGGCACTTCACCACTTTAGCACTGGAAGCCCCACaccctggaaaatcccttggtcCCACACAAACCAAGATGGTTGGTCACCCAGATTATCCATTGCTGCAAACCCTCTTGCCCTGCTTAGTTAACTCAAGATCTACTGCCAACCTCACCCAGTAAATCCAGTGGCAGTGAGACAGTTTCTCCCCACTCTCCTTGCTTTATACCAATATCAAGGATACATATTTTAGACTCAGCAGCCTGATATAATGCAAACACCTGTACAGTGTAGATATCTTCTTGTCATTTCTAGCTAGTTTTGGTATTCTATTGTTTATATCAGTGGTTTATTATGGGAAACTGGGATAACTCTAGTTTTCTCAAGCAGAAATGGCATTAATGGAGGAAATGCCCTGGTAAGTTTTTTTGAATGACTACAGAAAGAGTGAGGATGCCCCTCAAAGTGACTTCACAGCAGACGTGATCTACTCGTCAAGATGTTCCAGCTTCCACTGTGATCAATGCCACCCTGACAAGTGGCCCTCATACTCTCAAAATCAGTAAACAGTaactgaacccagggattgaacatcaCCTGGCAACTTGTTAGAGACACAAATTCGGGTTCCTGCTCCACACCTACAGAATTACGGGATGGGCCCCAGCAATGTATACTTTAATAGATCTGTTGATTCTGATATACACTAAAAAGTGGGATCCTCATCACTCCCACTCTtaaaatttcacacacacacaaaaaaaaatttaattagtgAGAACTaatttactttggccacctgatacaaagagccaactcactggaaaagactgtgatgccaggaaagattgagggcaggaggagaaggggacgacagaggatgaggtgattggatggcatcactgacgcaatggacatgagtttgagcaaattccggatTTGctcctggtgtgcagcagtccatggggtcacaaagaatcagatgtgacttagcaactgaacaacaagaaaattCACATCCATGACTATAGCTACAATGCCATCTGGAATATGgaattttcagctttttaacCTGACTAGAAGGTGAGTAGAATGGATATTGAGAGAACCATTCCAAAGAGTCTGCTCTACTTATTTTTCATGGGGAAGAGGGCACCCCAGGCTGGGGTGCAGTGTTACAATAACCT includes:
- the LOC138426527 gene encoding olfactory receptor 8A1-like; this encodes MAAENQSTVTEFILGGLTNRPELQLPLLFLFLGIYSVTMIGNLGMITLICLNAQLHTPMYYFLSNLSFVDLCYSSVITPKMLVNFVSEKNTISYAGCMAQLYFFLVFVIAECYMLTVMAYDRYVAICRPLLYNIIMSHRVCSLLVAGVYAIGFIGSTIETGLMLKLSYCDFLISHYFCDILPLMTLSCSSTYDTEMTVFVLAGFDIVVTSLTVLISYAFILSSILHISTTGGRAKAFSTCSSHLAAVGMFYGTTAFMYLKPSTASSLAQENVASVFYTTVIPMLNPLIYSLRNKEVKTAVQKTLRGKMF